In the Kribbella sp. NBC_00482 genome, one interval contains:
- a CDS encoding PucR family transcriptional regulator, with the protein MISSSDLIVAVGPALFEVVVPGKGDREVRDVFLADPQEPATGQPGDLVLGLGLRDAEDAVELVERCAAGNASGVVLRTALAHKPTVLAAAEREAMTLVALQPSVTWAHVVWLLRGVLDRAAAPDSPAAGDAGVHQELFALADAAAAIVDAPVTIEDNQSRVLAYSSGQDFTDPTRVSTIVGRRVPPEVIAHFRARGIFRRLARSSEPFLVPDGPNGIRPRLVVPVRAGGEWLGSIWAVVDGPVSDAVTAELSNAASVLALHLLRLRAQADVARRSAIDRLRTILRQFSPDNPVDVRLPRQPWRVVALGSPDGYDVPQQLDLWESTGRRHGWSEPQLADLDGTVLAVVTDTDGPGSWTWLQKLVLEQSAGTYAAAGGPARGPADLPSSRAEAVELLGLVRRGVAPGPALRVEEAWHVLTVHRAVTSLDTTKMDGPLATLLRHDIEHDTGYVETLQAWLNFPGQPQRAARELHLHTNTLRHRMKRIGEIAELDLSDPRERLALQLQIAAVRTEH; encoded by the coding sequence ATGATCTCCTCGTCCGATCTGATCGTCGCCGTCGGTCCGGCGCTGTTCGAGGTCGTGGTGCCCGGCAAGGGCGACCGTGAGGTCCGGGACGTCTTCCTGGCCGACCCGCAGGAACCTGCGACGGGTCAGCCGGGCGACCTGGTGCTCGGACTCGGTCTACGCGACGCAGAGGACGCCGTGGAGCTCGTAGAGCGCTGCGCGGCCGGCAATGCCTCAGGAGTGGTTCTCCGTACGGCGCTAGCGCACAAGCCGACCGTGCTAGCCGCAGCGGAGCGGGAGGCCATGACCCTCGTCGCACTGCAGCCGAGCGTGACGTGGGCCCACGTGGTCTGGCTGCTCCGCGGTGTGCTCGACCGAGCAGCCGCACCGGACTCCCCTGCCGCCGGCGACGCCGGTGTGCACCAGGAGCTGTTCGCACTGGCTGACGCTGCCGCTGCGATCGTCGACGCCCCTGTGACGATCGAGGACAACCAGTCCAGAGTCCTGGCGTACTCCTCCGGCCAGGACTTCACGGACCCCACTCGTGTGTCCACCATCGTCGGACGCCGCGTGCCGCCCGAGGTGATCGCACACTTCCGGGCCCGGGGCATCTTCCGACGGCTGGCGCGATCCAGCGAGCCGTTCCTGGTCCCTGACGGACCGAACGGCATCCGCCCGCGTCTCGTCGTACCGGTCCGGGCTGGTGGTGAGTGGCTGGGGTCCATCTGGGCCGTCGTCGACGGTCCCGTGAGTGATGCGGTCACTGCGGAGCTCAGCAACGCTGCCTCTGTTCTCGCCTTGCACCTGTTGCGGCTGCGGGCTCAGGCCGACGTAGCGCGACGGAGTGCGATCGACCGGCTGCGGACGATCCTGCGGCAGTTCTCTCCGGACAACCCGGTCGACGTACGGCTCCCGCGGCAGCCGTGGCGGGTTGTCGCACTCGGGTCGCCCGACGGGTACGACGTACCGCAGCAACTCGACCTGTGGGAGTCGACCGGTCGCCGGCACGGCTGGAGCGAGCCCCAGCTGGCTGACCTCGACGGGACAGTGCTGGCTGTTGTTACGGACACTGACGGGCCAGGGTCATGGACCTGGTTGCAGAAGCTCGTGCTCGAGCAGTCTGCCGGCACGTACGCCGCTGCCGGCGGTCCCGCGCGCGGTCCGGCCGATCTGCCGAGCTCACGCGCCGAGGCGGTCGAGCTGCTGGGACTGGTCCGGCGGGGTGTCGCGCCAGGGCCGGCGTTGCGGGTCGAAGAGGCGTGGCACGTGCTGACGGTGCACCGGGCCGTCACGTCGCTTGATACCACCAAGATGGATGGTCCGCTCGCGACGTTGCTGCGGCACGACATCGAGCACGACACGGGGTACGTGGAAACGTTGCAGGCCTGGCTGAACTTTCCGGGGCAGCCGCAGCGGGCGGCCCGGGAACTGCATCTGCACACGAATACGTTGCGGCACCGGATGAAACGGATCGGGGAGATCGCGGAGCTCGATCTGTCGGATCCGCGGGAGCGGTTGGCGTTGCAGTTGCAGATCGCCGCCGTTCGTACGGAGCACTGA
- a CDS encoding aldo/keto reductase: METRRLGRLGHQSSVLIYGAASLGGVDQDRADASIQEALDAGLNHFDVAADYGDAELRLGPRMPEIRDRIFLATKTGRRTFEEAWSEINRSLERLQTDHVDLIQMHAVCDLENLDLVTGKGGSLEAAIRAKDEGMVRAIGITGHTAQAPSVHTEGLRRFDFDSVLTPLNYKLSTDPQYADDYAALVEAVKASDAALMTIKMIARRNWAEGEQKSYDTWYRPFDEQRYITAATAWLLNGHPEITGLATAGETRLLQQMIVAERERADLTPEAAASILGEVQDYASPFVDMPI; encoded by the coding sequence ATGGAAACTCGCCGACTGGGCAGACTCGGCCACCAGAGCTCGGTGCTGATCTACGGTGCCGCCTCGCTCGGGGGCGTCGACCAGGACCGCGCCGACGCGTCGATCCAGGAAGCCCTCGACGCCGGCCTCAACCACTTCGACGTGGCCGCCGACTACGGCGACGCCGAGCTCCGCCTCGGACCCCGGATGCCGGAGATCCGGGACCGTATCTTCCTCGCCACCAAAACCGGCCGCCGGACGTTCGAGGAGGCCTGGAGCGAGATCAACAGGTCGCTGGAGCGGCTGCAGACCGACCACGTCGATCTGATCCAGATGCACGCCGTGTGCGACCTGGAGAACCTCGATCTCGTGACCGGCAAGGGCGGTTCGCTGGAGGCGGCGATCCGGGCCAAGGACGAGGGCATGGTCCGCGCGATCGGCATCACCGGCCACACCGCGCAGGCGCCGTCGGTACACACCGAGGGGCTGCGCCGGTTCGACTTCGACAGTGTGCTGACGCCGCTGAACTACAAGCTGTCCACCGATCCGCAGTACGCCGATGACTACGCGGCACTCGTGGAAGCGGTCAAGGCGTCGGACGCCGCGCTGATGACGATCAAGATGATCGCCCGGCGGAACTGGGCCGAAGGCGAGCAGAAGTCGTACGACACCTGGTACCGGCCGTTCGACGAGCAGCGCTACATCACTGCCGCGACCGCGTGGCTGCTGAACGGGCATCCCGAGATCACCGGTCTCGCTACCGCGGGTGAGACCCGGCTGCTGCAGCAGATGATCGTCGCGGAGCGCGAGCGCGCCGATCTCACCCCGGAGGCCGCCGCGTCGATCCTCGGCGAGGTCCAGGACTACGCATCGCCTTTCGTGGACATGCCCATCTGA
- a CDS encoding VOC family protein, with protein MVLRWYTVVIDCHDVRKQAAWWAEAFGWKTIIETDEECVNVPGWVEPDMVNDMPWERIGPGMVFVPVPEGKTLKNRLHLDFAPHTSQDRDAEIARLEALGAQRVNVGQPEGPSWTVLADPEGNEFCVLSSRDS; from the coding sequence ATGGTGCTTCGCTGGTACACGGTCGTGATCGACTGTCACGACGTTCGGAAGCAAGCGGCCTGGTGGGCTGAGGCGTTCGGCTGGAAGACGATCATCGAGACCGACGAGGAATGCGTGAACGTCCCCGGCTGGGTGGAACCCGACATGGTGAACGACATGCCGTGGGAACGCATCGGCCCCGGCATGGTGTTCGTCCCGGTCCCCGAAGGCAAGACCCTGAAGAACCGCTTGCACCTCGACTTCGCGCCACACACCAGCCAGGACCGCGACGCCGAAATCGCCCGTCTGGAAGCCCTCGGCGCCCAACGCGTCAACGTCGGCCAACCCGAAGGCCCCAGCTGGACAGTCCTCGCCGACCCAGAAGGCAACGAATTCTGCGTCCTCAGCTCCCGCGACTCCTGA
- the trxA gene encoding thioredoxin, translated as MATVELTQENFNDVVGNDGLVLVDFWAEWCGPCKMFGPVFEKSSEEHSDITFGKVDTEAQGELAQAFQIRSIPTLMAVRDGVVLYSQAGALPAASLEDLIGQLRAVDMEEVKSQIAAHEAEHGAEPHTH; from the coding sequence GTGGCAACGGTCGAGCTGACCCAGGAGAACTTCAACGACGTGGTCGGTAACGACGGCCTCGTACTGGTGGATTTCTGGGCGGAGTGGTGTGGCCCGTGCAAGATGTTCGGGCCGGTGTTCGAGAAGTCGTCCGAGGAGCACAGTGACATCACCTTCGGCAAGGTCGACACCGAGGCGCAGGGCGAGCTCGCGCAGGCGTTCCAGATCCGGTCGATCCCGACCCTGATGGCGGTCCGCGACGGCGTCGTCCTGTACTCGCAGGCGGGTGCGCTCCCGGCCGCGAGCCTGGAGGACCTGATCGGCCAGCTGCGCGCGGTCGACATGGAAGAGGTCAAGTCCCAGATCGCCGCCCACGAAGCCGAACACGGCGCCGAGCCGCACACGCACTGA
- a CDS encoding GNAT family N-acetyltransferase — protein MLTTESDVPAHRIPELTDLLRTAWWMTDRTPADVQHLLEHSDLVIAITHHPTNQLVGFARVLTDYAYVALILDVIVAEPHRGSGVGAALLDAVVTHPALADVRSLELVCQPDLIPFYRRWGFTEQVGTSRLMRRTTDRRLTD, from the coding sequence ATGCTCACCACCGAGTCCGACGTGCCCGCACATCGCATCCCGGAGCTGACCGACCTCCTGCGTACGGCGTGGTGGATGACCGACCGCACGCCCGCGGACGTCCAACACCTGCTCGAGCACTCGGACCTGGTCATCGCCATCACCCACCACCCAACGAACCAACTGGTCGGCTTCGCCCGAGTCCTCACCGACTACGCGTACGTCGCCCTCATCCTCGACGTCATCGTCGCCGAACCCCACCGCGGCTCTGGCGTAGGCGCCGCACTACTCGACGCCGTCGTCACCCACCCCGCCCTGGCCGACGTTCGCAGCCTCGAACTCGTCTGCCAACCCGACCTGATCCCCTTCTACCGCCGCTGGGGCTTCACCGAACAAGTCGGCACCTCCCGACTCATGCGCCGTACCACCGATCGCCGACTGACCGACTGA
- a CDS encoding NAD(P)/FAD-dependent oxidoreductase — MTTTGSAGSNHIVPDRVAVVGAGMVGLATAWFLQEAGVEVTVLDREGVAAGASWGNAGWLTPGLATPLPEPAVLKYGVRAVLSPASPVYVPPTASPRLLKFLTRFARNSTAGRWKTAMDALVPINRQALPAFDFLAKAGVEAQTYEAKSFLAAYRTVEERKVLLEEIEQIHAAGQGIEFEAISGDDARAIEPSLSDEIGAAIRLHGQRFINPGEYVQLLADSVIARGGQIISGVVVKDIVDEIRGVRLVTGDGETDPFDAVVMATGAWLGDLARQFGVKTVVQAGRGYSFSVPMAHVPAGPVYFPAQRIACTPLGDRLRVAGMMEFRKPEAKLDPRRIDAIVEAARPLLRDADLDARTFEWVGPRPCTPDGLPIIGATASPRVFAAGGHGMWGITLGPITGQLLAETITTGRAPAELRPFNPLR, encoded by the coding sequence ATGACCACTACTGGTTCCGCTGGTAGCAACCACATCGTTCCCGACCGCGTCGCCGTCGTCGGCGCGGGCATGGTCGGCCTGGCCACCGCCTGGTTCCTCCAGGAGGCCGGCGTCGAGGTGACCGTGCTCGACCGTGAGGGCGTCGCCGCCGGCGCGTCCTGGGGCAACGCCGGCTGGCTGACCCCCGGCCTCGCGACCCCGCTCCCGGAACCAGCGGTCCTCAAGTACGGCGTCCGTGCGGTGCTGAGCCCTGCCTCACCGGTGTACGTTCCACCGACCGCGAGCCCGCGGCTCCTCAAGTTCCTCACCCGCTTCGCTCGCAACAGCACCGCCGGACGCTGGAAGACCGCGATGGACGCGCTGGTCCCGATCAACCGGCAGGCCCTGCCCGCGTTCGACTTCCTGGCCAAGGCCGGGGTCGAGGCGCAGACCTACGAGGCCAAGTCGTTCCTGGCCGCCTACCGGACCGTCGAGGAGCGCAAGGTGCTGCTCGAGGAGATCGAGCAGATCCACGCCGCCGGCCAGGGCATCGAGTTCGAGGCGATCAGCGGTGACGACGCCCGCGCGATCGAGCCGTCGCTGTCCGACGAGATCGGCGCGGCGATCCGGCTGCACGGGCAGCGGTTCATCAACCCGGGTGAGTACGTCCAACTGCTCGCCGACTCGGTGATCGCCCGCGGCGGGCAGATCATCAGCGGCGTCGTCGTGAAGGACATCGTCGACGAGATCCGCGGCGTCCGGCTCGTCACCGGCGACGGCGAGACCGATCCGTTCGACGCGGTCGTGATGGCGACCGGTGCGTGGCTGGGTGACCTGGCGCGGCAGTTCGGCGTGAAGACCGTCGTACAGGCCGGTCGCGGGTACAGCTTCAGCGTGCCGATGGCGCACGTACCAGCCGGCCCGGTGTACTTCCCGGCGCAGCGGATCGCCTGCACGCCGCTGGGCGACCGGCTCCGGGTCGCCGGGATGATGGAGTTCCGCAAGCCCGAGGCGAAGCTCGACCCGCGCCGGATCGACGCGATCGTCGAGGCCGCCCGGCCCCTGCTGCGGGACGCCGACCTGGACGCGCGGACCTTCGAGTGGGTCGGGCCGCGCCCCTGCACCCCGGACGGCCTGCCGATCATCGGAGCCACCGCGTCGCCGCGGGTGTTCGCTGCCGGCGGGCACGGCATGTGGGGCATCACGCTCGGCCCGATCACCGGCCAACTGCTGGCCGAGACCATCACCACCGGCCGTGCGCCGGCGGAACTGCGTCCGTTCAACCCGCTCCGCTGA
- a CDS encoding conjugal transfer protein, with protein MSWWRTLLNLPPKGEHWSDQRRTDQRRKKAGKGRPQSTAPEWWAHPGGPVSPTPRQAQGVAAQYAAPQGQPPQNPAPPPGGVIAPPRRPGARSPEEPQQGPPQRAPERLKQRSPHGAHAAPGPVREVLEPGQTPWSTEPESSFSTWARRFFRGLVVVVLLLAAISGIRSWIAPNKTPETVVSGQSSFPSAEASAVATRYAVSYLTWDESNPDARPAQIGLDLAAGLDSRAGWNGRGKQTADVAYPGEVKADSNGITAVVDVRVRVYTFTKQGKSWAAGPITWERISVPVARTASRVVVSGPPTFVPDLRAPLPSNMPDAGKPDDELTSDTEKDAEAFFSAYAESDNKVSAVTAPGSTIRSLNGAVKFGELKDWQVYTGNDDERRATAAVTWNGVGDTTLDQTYTLTLRRTVATDGAQRWQVAAVG; from the coding sequence ATGAGTTGGTGGCGAACGTTGCTGAATCTGCCGCCAAAAGGTGAGCACTGGTCGGACCAGCGCCGGACAGATCAGCGCCGGAAGAAAGCGGGCAAAGGACGCCCGCAGAGCACCGCGCCGGAGTGGTGGGCCCACCCCGGCGGGCCGGTGTCACCTACCCCTCGCCAGGCGCAGGGCGTAGCCGCGCAGTACGCCGCTCCGCAGGGCCAGCCGCCGCAGAACCCGGCGCCGCCGCCCGGTGGTGTGATCGCGCCGCCGCGTCGTCCGGGTGCCCGCTCGCCGGAGGAACCGCAGCAGGGACCGCCGCAGCGCGCACCCGAACGTTTGAAACAGCGTTCGCCCCACGGCGCGCACGCGGCTCCGGGTCCGGTCCGCGAGGTGCTGGAGCCCGGTCAGACACCGTGGTCAACCGAACCGGAGTCCTCTTTCTCTACGTGGGCCCGGCGGTTCTTCCGCGGCCTCGTAGTCGTCGTACTGCTGCTGGCTGCGATCAGCGGCATCCGCTCCTGGATCGCCCCGAACAAGACACCGGAGACGGTGGTCAGTGGGCAGAGCAGCTTCCCGTCCGCGGAGGCGAGTGCGGTCGCGACGCGGTACGCCGTGTCGTACCTGACCTGGGACGAGAGCAACCCCGACGCCCGTCCGGCGCAGATCGGACTGGACCTCGCCGCCGGCCTGGACAGCCGCGCGGGCTGGAACGGTCGCGGCAAGCAGACAGCCGACGTCGCGTACCCGGGAGAGGTCAAGGCCGACTCGAACGGCATCACGGCCGTGGTGGACGTCCGCGTCCGCGTCTACACGTTCACCAAGCAGGGCAAGAGTTGGGCCGCCGGTCCGATCACCTGGGAGCGCATCTCGGTCCCGGTCGCGCGGACCGCGTCGCGCGTGGTGGTCAGCGGTCCGCCGACGTTCGTACCGGACCTGCGGGCGCCGCTGCCGAGCAACATGCCGGACGCGGGCAAGCCTGACGACGAACTGACGTCGGACACCGAGAAGGACGCGGAGGCCTTCTTCTCGGCGTACGCCGAGTCCGACAACAAGGTGTCCGCGGTGACCGCGCCCGGCTCCACCATCCGCAGCCTGAACGGGGCGGTGAAGTTCGGTGAACTCAAGGACTGGCAGGTGTACACCGGCAACGACGACGAGCGGCGGGCGACCGCGGCCGTCACCTGGAACGGCGTGGGTGACACCACGCTGGACCAGACGTACACGCTCACGCTGAGGCGTACTGTCGCCACGGACGGAGCACAGCGATGGCAAGTGGCTGCCGTCGGATGA